A section of the Methanococcus voltae genome encodes:
- a CDS encoding cation:proton antiporter, with the protein MDYSWVLLTLGISLIAGKLGDHFMEKLKLPGVLGEILMGMFLGNLIYFGFIDGNHLTLHNNEIFEFLSKLGIIFLLFLGGLDTNIAEVKKTGAIATVSTVFGVLFPLVMGYLALVSVGYPSQEAFAAGVILTATSIGLTVRVMMDLGVLKTDVGYASLSASIMDDFLGIMLIIFVVGMGDLTSLFGKLGLFVIIGFIGWKLIGKYISFAEKLHVQRGILSFILALLFIFSFLAENWFEAAIEGSFLAGLILSKTPEGKAVMNDVKTIGYSFLIPLFFVYTGASLDLGVFGNYDALSLAVILTVVAVISKVVGRGLGAKLMGWNTKKSLQMGIGSIPRAEIALINLMVAVNAGIISEGNVPKFIAATLIFITVSILITPPLLKWAFKDECTLN; encoded by the coding sequence ATGGATTACAGCTGGGTTTTATTAACCCTGGGCATTTCACTAATTGCGGGAAAATTAGGCGACCATTTTATGGAAAAATTAAAATTGCCTGGCGTATTAGGTGAAATATTAATGGGTATGTTTCTTGGAAATTTAATATACTTCGGATTTATTGATGGAAACCATCTTACATTACATAATAATGAAATATTTGAATTTTTATCAAAATTAGGAATTATATTCTTATTATTTCTAGGTGGTTTAGACACTAACATCGCTGAAGTTAAAAAAACCGGTGCAATAGCTACTGTATCCACAGTTTTTGGTGTTTTATTTCCTTTGGTCATGGGATATCTTGCATTAGTCTCAGTGGGCTATCCATCCCAAGAAGCATTCGCTGCGGGTGTTATACTAACTGCGACTAGTATTGGCCTTACAGTTCGTGTTATGATGGATTTAGGTGTTTTAAAAACAGATGTGGGTTATGCTTCATTGAGTGCAAGTATTATGGACGACTTTTTAGGAATTATGTTAATAATCTTTGTAGTAGGAATGGGCGACTTAACTTCGTTATTTGGTAAACTAGGACTATTTGTAATTATTGGATTTATAGGTTGGAAACTTATTGGAAAATATATATCATTTGCCGAAAAATTGCATGTTCAAAGAGGGATTCTTTCGTTTATATTAGCTCTGTTGTTTATATTCTCATTCCTTGCAGAAAATTGGTTCGAAGCAGCTATTGAAGGCTCTTTCCTAGCAGGTTTAATCCTTTCAAAAACTCCAGAGGGTAAAGCAGTAATGAACGATGTAAAAACCATTGGTTACAGTTTTTTAATACCTTTATTCTTCGTATATACGGGTGCTAGTTTAGACTTGGGTGTTTTTGGAAATTACGATGCCCTAAGCTTAGCAGTGATCCTTACTGTTGTGGCAGTGATAAGTAAAGTTGTAGGTAGAGGATTAGGGGCCAAACTTATGGGTTGGAACACAAAAAAGTCGTTACAGATGGGTATCGGGTCAATACCTCGTGCAGAAATAGCCCTTATAAATTTAATGGTTGCAGTTAATGCAGGTATTATTTCAGAAGGTAATGTTCCAAAATTTATTGCAGCTACGCTAATATTTATTACAGTTTCAATATTAATAACTCCTCCATTGTTAAAATGGGCTTTTAAAGACGAATGTACTTTAAATTAA
- a CDS encoding CBS domain-containing protein: MVEIDTALKKYHHLKIKDIMPTKDEMPIVCINNSVLDVLKLLRTRHHVWVIDTKNDNNLEGIIRYLDVIDFLLPPSKHKIYMGSSTSILKSIIGGANTVKEILQPNPLTINQNNTVLEVLTKMEQYKVQIIGVVDDNNKLVGEISLKILIRQFMDLCMFSTNCGE, from the coding sequence ATTGTGGAAATCGACACTGCTTTAAAAAAATATCATCACCTAAAAATTAAAGATATAATGCCTACTAAAGACGAAATGCCCATAGTTTGTATAAATAATTCCGTTTTAGACGTATTGAAGTTATTAAGAACAAGGCATCACGTTTGGGTGATTGATACAAAAAATGATAACAATTTAGAGGGTATCATCAGATATCTAGATGTAATAGATTTTCTGTTGCCCCCCAGTAAACACAAAATTTATATGGGAAGTTCAACATCCATATTAAAATCAATTATTGGTGGCGCAAACACTGTAAAAGAGATATTACAACCAAATCCATTAACTATTAATCAAAATAATACGGTTCTAGAAGTTTTAACTAAAATGGAACAGTATAAAGTCCAAATTATCGGAGTAGTTGATGATAATAATAAATTAGTTGGAGAAATTAGTTTAAAAATATTAATTAGGCAATTTATGGATTTATGTATGTTTTCCACCAATTGTGGAGAATAA
- the pdxS gene encoding pyridoxal 5'-phosphate synthase lyase subunit PdxS has protein sequence MSKKLVGTDVLKRGFAKMVKHGVVMDVTNVEQAKIAEEAGATAVMALERVPADIRAQGGVARMSDPEMILEIIDAVSIPVMAKARIGHDVEAQVLESLGVDMVDESEVLTPADEVNHITKKAFTVPFVCGARNLGEALRRIDEGAAMIRTKGEAGTGNVVEAVKHMRAMNEGIARVVGYYEMGLDAELVQLARNELKVPIDLVYEVAKLKRLPVVNFAAGGIATPADAALMMQMGCDGVFVGSGIFKSGDPEKRAKAIVEATYNYDKPQLISEVSKNLGEPMVGINIEEIPEEQLLAKRGN, from the coding sequence ATGAGTAAAAAACTTGTTGGTACTGACGTACTTAAAAGAGGATTTGCAAAAATGGTTAAACACGGCGTTGTAATGGATGTTACAAATGTTGAACAAGCAAAAATTGCAGAAGAAGCTGGTGCTACTGCAGTTATGGCATTAGAGAGAGTTCCTGCAGATATAAGAGCACAAGGCGGCGTTGCAAGAATGTCAGACCCTGAAATGATACTCGAAATAATCGATGCAGTTTCAATCCCTGTAATGGCAAAGGCAAGAATCGGTCATGATGTAGAAGCTCAAGTTTTAGAATCATTAGGCGTTGATATGGTTGACGAAAGCGAAGTTTTAACACCTGCAGACGAAGTAAACCACATCACTAAAAAGGCTTTCACAGTACCTTTTGTATGCGGTGCAAGAAACTTAGGCGAAGCTCTTAGAAGAATTGATGAAGGAGCTGCTATGATAAGGACAAAAGGAGAAGCAGGAACTGGAAACGTTGTAGAGGCTGTAAAACACATGAGAGCAATGAACGAAGGTATTGCTAGAGTTGTAGGTTACTATGAAATGGGTTTAGATGCTGAATTAGTTCAATTAGCAAGAAATGAGTTGAAAGTACCTATCGACTTAGTTTACGAAGTTGCAAAATTAAAAAGATTACCTGTAGTTAACTTTGCAGCAGGGGGAATTGCTACGCCTGCAGATGCAGCTTTAATGATGCAAATGGGCTGCGATGGTGTATTTGTAGGTTCAGGTATCTTTAAATCGGGAGACCCTGAAAAAAGAGCAAAAGCTATTGTAGAAGCTACATACAACTACGATAAACCACAATTAATTTCAGAAGTAAGCAAAAACTTAGGCGAACCTATGGTGGGTATAAATATTGAAGAAATACCTGAAGAGCAACTTTTAGCGAAAAGAGGTAATTAA
- a CDS encoding HD domain-containing protein, with product MEKSKIIRDPIHKDIKIKESEISIVDTENFQRLRNIKQTGLTCLVYPSANHTRFEHSLGTMYVAGEMAKKLDSTNVDINLIRILGLLHDIGHPPYSHTLEVNNYDHEYYTKQKIKKMDFENYQSKEVLESYNSKGLIGKLIHGEMDSDRMDYLIRDSYHTGVAYGSIDIHRIISSITDFEDSNSLGILEKGVSAIESLLIARYQMYPTVYMHPVSRIAECMLKNATLDILKDGTIENKDLSIMDDIDLVSTLRNSEGYGKELMKMLDTRNLFKNIATFPYRELKPLEIYKLINLTESNLAVLEELLYDKMGFKLYLDIPKPPKIVENKVPVLINGKKHRLDEVSPLVQNLKVAYKKSWNVRVYAEPNNISNENIQNQKYNIKNSPYELKNIIYDLIDEYELVNESELFDNNSIINILSENSVVKGYSTFMAYAKNKGLSEAILSSELQKLLFSGMVKKRTVQMGGIYRYDYKLVDESIISR from the coding sequence ATGGAAAAATCAAAAATTATACGGGACCCAATCCACAAAGATATAAAGATTAAAGAATCGGAAATTTCGATAGTAGACACCGAAAATTTTCAGAGACTTAGGAATATTAAGCAAACAGGATTAACATGCTTAGTTTACCCTAGTGCAAACCATACACGATTTGAGCACTCTCTCGGTACGATGTACGTAGCAGGCGAAATGGCCAAAAAATTAGATAGTACAAACGTAGATATTAATTTAATTAGAATATTAGGACTTTTACACGATATAGGGCATCCTCCATATTCTCACACTTTGGAAGTAAATAATTATGATCATGAGTATTATACAAAACAGAAAATAAAAAAGATGGACTTCGAAAACTACCAAAGTAAAGAAGTTCTCGAATCGTATAACTCTAAGGGTCTCATTGGTAAATTAATTCACGGAGAAATGGATTCTGATAGAATGGATTATTTAATAAGGGATAGCTATCATACTGGTGTAGCATACGGTTCTATAGATATACATCGTATAATAAGCTCAATAACTGATTTTGAAGATTCTAATTCCTTGGGCATCTTAGAGAAGGGAGTTTCAGCGATTGAGTCCTTACTTATCGCTCGGTATCAAATGTACCCTACTGTTTATATGCACCCCGTTTCTCGTATAGCGGAATGTATGTTAAAGAATGCCACGTTGGACATTTTAAAAGATGGAACTATAGAAAATAAGGATTTATCAATAATGGATGACATTGATTTAGTATCTACTCTTAGAAACTCTGAAGGTTATGGTAAGGAATTAATGAAGATGTTGGATACTAGAAATTTATTTAAAAATATCGCTACGTTTCCATATCGGGAATTAAAACCTTTAGAGATATATAAATTGATAAACTTGACAGAATCTAATTTGGCAGTTCTTGAAGAATTATTGTATGATAAAATGGGATTTAAACTATATTTGGATATCCCTAAACCTCCTAAAATTGTTGAAAACAAAGTCCCTGTATTGATAAATGGTAAAAAACATAGATTAGATGAAGTTTCGCCATTAGTTCAAAATTTAAAAGTTGCATATAAAAAATCCTGGAATGTACGTGTTTATGCAGAACCGAACAACATCTCCAATGAAAATATTCAAAATCAAAAATATAATATTAAAAATTCGCCATATGAATTAAAGAATATCATTTATGATCTCATCGATGAATATGAATTAGTCAACGAATCAGAATTATTCGATAATAATTCTATAATAAACATTTTGTCTGAAAATTCGGTTGTAAAAGGCTATTCTACATTTATGGCATATGCAAAAAATAAAGGTTTAAGTGAGGCAATTCTATCTTCTGAATTACAAAAACTTTTGTTTTCCGGAATGGTTAAGAAACGAACCGTACAAATGGGCGGTATCTATAGATATGATTATAAATTAGTCGATGAATCCATTATATCACGATAA
- the cfbE gene encoding coenzyme F430 synthase, which yields MLNKSEKKESKKRTLIIDVNHGALDIAEEYLSNKDDKYSRNIVIWDIYGKINKLNKLSSSNGINSFSDKDKEIYQKYNKLKEFYPDLEIIANLKNGLDYSKFEEVIAPVHCAIDIKFKTFHEAVSEIINKKYKDIKPKIITITGVKGKTSTSELINHILSDKYSVYLHNSNKGSITPTEVLNILNNLKKNGKLPKYDYFVFEISLGLVYSKFGLITNILEEYDIAKNLRTAKVKLDTLKFVENCYMLKELFKTYKNEIESLNIKNLNLNLIDDKPPNLKIISKYPLKFEYDNMEMKDYKINHVFEFDKKIFGVHHIQNGILSYEICRNMMSSEDIIKRIKSFELKNRMELIAKNILKNTNPGLNIKSISNSIVDFIETFENPIICIGGDFGCTCEEINAEKLFEQILKLFDNINSSKKFEATEKRFQNNPINIYLSGELGNELFNIWHNKKTSCEFEDKYMTYKLITDKKIINEQDLSDLGLLNDKNNYLIIYRSSIV from the coding sequence ATTTTAAATAAAAGTGAAAAAAAGGAAAGTAAAAAAAGAACACTGATTATCGATGTAAATCATGGTGCTTTGGATATTGCAGAAGAATATCTGTCAAATAAAGATGATAAATATTCTAGAAACATAGTAATATGGGATATTTATGGAAAAATTAACAAATTAAATAAATTATCGTCTTCAAACGGAATAAATTCATTCTCAGATAAAGATAAAGAAATATATCAAAAATATAATAAATTAAAAGAATTTTATCCAGATTTAGAAATAATAGCTAATTTAAAAAACGGACTTGATTATTCAAAATTTGAAGAAGTTATAGCCCCAGTACATTGCGCAATAGATATTAAATTTAAAACTTTCCATGAAGCAGTTTCTGAAATAATAAATAAAAAATATAAGGATATAAAACCTAAAATAATTACCATAACTGGGGTAAAAGGTAAAACATCCACATCTGAATTAATTAATCATATTTTATCAGATAAATATAGCGTATATTTGCATAATAGTAATAAAGGGTCAATAACACCTACGGAAGTTTTAAACATTTTAAATAACTTAAAGAAAAACGGAAAACTACCAAAATATGATTATTTCGTATTTGAAATATCACTAGGTCTTGTGTATTCAAAATTTGGACTGATTACAAACATTTTAGAAGAATACGACATCGCAAAAAATTTAAGAACTGCAAAAGTGAAATTAGATACACTAAAATTTGTAGAAAATTGCTACATGTTAAAAGAACTGTTTAAAACCTACAAGAATGAGATAGAATCGTTAAATATTAAAAATTTAAATCTAAATTTAATAGATGATAAACCACCTAATTTAAAAATTATATCAAAATATCCATTAAAATTTGAATATGATAATATGGAAATGAAAGATTATAAAATTAATCATGTTTTCGAGTTTGATAAAAAAATTTTTGGAGTACATCACATTCAAAATGGTATTTTAAGCTACGAAATTTGTAGGAATATGATGAGTTCAGAGGATATTATTAAAAGGATTAAATCTTTTGAATTAAAAAATAGAATGGAATTAATAGCTAAAAATATATTAAAAAATACCAATCCTGGATTAAATATAAAATCAATATCTAATTCGATAGTAGATTTTATTGAAACTTTTGAAAATCCGATAATATGTATAGGAGGGGATTTTGGGTGTACTTGTGAGGAAATAAATGCGGAAAAACTGTTTGAACAGATTTTAAAACTATTTGATAATATTAATAGTTCTAAAAAGTTTGAAGCTACCGAAAAACGTTTCCAAAATAATCCAATAAACATATATTTATCAGGCGAGTTAGGAAATGAATTATTTAATATTTGGCATAATAAAAAGACTAGTTGCGAATTTGAGGATAAATATATGACCTATAAATTAATAACAGACAAAAAAATAATTAATGAACAGGATTTAAGTGATTTAGGACTTTTAAATGATAAAAATAATTATTTAATAATATATAGAAGCTCTATAGTATAA
- the cofF gene encoding coenzyme gamma-F420-2:alpha-L-glutamate ligase has translation MITIVCAEGGSTIYALKNAVERLGQSCEILLLSENNLLVDDSFKIETDLIHSRCGIGDYLDRLTLYSWQVLKNLEEEDYKFVNPLSTIYNSSDKFKTIKILNKKGIKVPKTALIRDYDDAVRFINKNDMEYPLILKNSFSKCGMKVEKPQNDEELREMSKNSMWESKIIQEYIDFKDPETGLYKDMRVLVVDGQVIGGYRRISNNYITNLYKGGGIEELTINSEVEELALKCAEVMKGDIMAVDLLPKDDDYNVVEVNTAPGTKGFRQLGVNADEIIAKCLINRMKC, from the coding sequence ATGATAACAATCGTATGTGCAGAGGGTGGTTCCACAATATATGCCTTAAAAAATGCAGTAGAAAGACTTGGACAATCTTGTGAAATATTACTACTTTCAGAAAACAACTTATTGGTAGATGATAGTTTTAAAATAGAAACAGACTTAATACACTCCAGATGTGGAATTGGAGATTATCTTGATAGATTAACATTATATTCCTGGCAGGTATTAAAAAATTTAGAGGAAGAAGACTATAAATTCGTAAATCCATTATCTACCATATATAATTCCTCCGATAAATTTAAAACCATTAAAATTTTAAATAAAAAGGGAATAAAAGTACCAAAAACAGCTCTTATCAGGGATTATGACGATGCAGTACGATTTATAAATAAAAATGATATGGAATATCCTTTAATTTTAAAAAATTCGTTCTCAAAATGTGGTATGAAAGTAGAAAAACCACAAAATGATGAAGAATTAAGAGAAATGTCAAAAAATTCGATGTGGGAAAGTAAGATAATACAAGAATATATAGATTTTAAAGACCCCGAAACTGGATTATACAAAGATATGAGAGTTTTAGTAGTTGATGGTCAAGTTATAGGTGGTTATAGGAGAATAAGCAACAATTATATAACAAACCTATACAAAGGTGGAGGAATTGAAGAATTAACCATCAATTCAGAAGTGGAAGAATTAGCATTAAAATGTGCTGAAGTAATGAAAGGGGACATTATGGCCGTAGATTTATTACCTAAAGATGATGATTATAACGTTGTAGAAGTAAATACGGCACCAGGAACTAAAGGTTTTAGACAGTTGGGCGTTAATGCTGACGAAATAATAGCAAAATGCTTAATTAACCGTATGAAGTGCTAG
- a CDS encoding site-2 protease family protein, whose translation MDLSQNMVLIIFILLWILLLTLDKFKEKYDLKLNYELKTYFVFGILKTKIGLKFIDKVGKYKFWQWLSTLSIPLAVLISIFAFVNYLMSSLGVINGSIEREAATPVIMLFGNTIPWIAGIIALGLGITIHELAHGIVARSFNQKIKSTGILLALGIPLGAFVEFTEEYQNSAKRVRGSVAAAGPMSNLILALLFLFALPWGTSLDSDITISNVLEDRPADGVLFDNDTIYSINGVKINSLGEFQKEASKLKPNMSSNIVVIRSNEMIDYNITTDSDGKIGIMAVTSGYVNLLINIIYWSFMLNLLLAIFNLLPAIPLDGYHIWVSLPDTIRELGNSRITDHIANGLSYVINDKVLHSIGSLIWLLIIVVIIYSFI comes from the coding sequence ATGGACTTATCACAAAACATGGTTTTAATAATATTCATACTGTTGTGGATACTATTACTAACTTTAGATAAATTTAAAGAAAAATATGACTTAAAATTGAACTATGAATTAAAAACGTATTTCGTATTTGGTATTTTAAAAACGAAAATAGGATTAAAATTTATTGATAAAGTAGGAAAATACAAATTTTGGCAGTGGTTATCTACATTATCGATACCTCTTGCAGTGTTAATAAGTATTTTCGCATTTGTAAATTATTTAATGTCCTCGCTGGGCGTAATTAATGGAAGCATTGAACGTGAAGCAGCAACACCTGTAATTATGTTATTTGGGAATACAATACCATGGATTGCAGGAATTATCGCACTTGGATTAGGAATTACAATTCACGAACTAGCTCATGGTATTGTAGCTAGGTCATTCAATCAAAAAATAAAAAGTACTGGTATATTATTAGCCTTAGGAATACCATTGGGTGCTTTTGTAGAATTTACGGAAGAATATCAAAATTCTGCTAAAAGAGTGCGTGGTTCCGTAGCAGCTGCAGGACCCATGTCTAATTTGATACTTGCCTTATTATTCCTCTTTGCTTTACCTTGGGGAACGTCATTGGATAGTGATATTACAATATCCAATGTATTAGAGGACCGTCCTGCTGATGGCGTATTATTTGATAACGATACAATATACTCAATCAACGGTGTCAAAATAAATTCTTTGGGAGAATTCCAAAAAGAAGCGAGCAAATTAAAGCCTAATATGAGTTCAAATATTGTAGTTATACGAAGCAATGAAATGATAGATTATAATATAACGACGGATTCTGATGGAAAAATTGGAATAATGGCTGTAACTTCAGGTTATGTAAATTTACTCATAAATATAATATATTGGTCATTTATGCTAAATTTATTATTGGCAATATTTAATTTATTACCTGCAATACCATTGGATGGTTACCATATTTGGGTATCACTCCCCGATACAATACGAGAACTAGGTAATAGTCGAATTACCGACCATATCGCTAATGGATTATCCTACGTTATAAATGACAAAGTACTACATTCAATCGGCTCATTGATTTGGCTACTCATAATTGTGGTAATAATTTATTCATTTATCTAA
- a CDS encoding XTP/dITP diphosphatase, translated as MKLLFATGNMNKVNEAKLILKNSKYEIEQLKIPYPELQGTLEEVAEYGAKYVYDKYTLNKKISKDGSGIIVEDSGLFIESLREFPGTYSKFVQMTLGNEGILKLLGTCKKRNAYFKTVIGYYNGKELKTFTGTVEGTISYKIKSNGYGFAYDSIFIPKNHEKTFAEMLPEEKSDISHRKNAFVNFKNYIDSLNLE; from the coding sequence ATGAAATTATTATTTGCTACGGGAAACATGAACAAAGTTAACGAAGCTAAACTAATTCTAAAAAATTCAAAATATGAAATAGAACAGTTGAAGATACCATATCCTGAATTACAAGGTACTCTTGAAGAAGTAGCTGAATATGGAGCTAAATACGTTTATGACAAATATACGTTAAATAAAAAGATATCCAAAGATGGTTCAGGCATAATTGTAGAAGACAGTGGATTATTCATAGAATCGTTACGAGAATTCCCTGGAACATACTCTAAATTTGTTCAAATGACCCTTGGAAATGAAGGTATTTTAAAATTACTAGGTACCTGTAAAAAAAGAAACGCATATTTTAAAACAGTTATTGGATACTATAACGGCAAAGAACTTAAAACATTCACGGGAACAGTTGAAGGCACCATCTCCTACAAAATAAAATCAAATGGATATGGTTTTGCTTACGATAGTATATTTATACCTAAAAATCACGAAAAAACATTTGCAGAAATGTTACCTGAAGAAAAAAGTGATATATCACATAGAAAAAATGCTTTTGTTAACTTTAAGAATTATATTGATTCTTTAAATTTAGAATAA
- a CDS encoding heavy metal translocating P-type ATPase, whose product MVLKYHLKGLKCSACASKIELKIKELYPSATMNLTTFELYVFDEEIDTEKVQKIIDSVEKGVKLIKIDESNTNNNEVETEDNDKRKIIELSLMSTLFLILIFTYYSGYLTNNMAIIGFFILYLIAGRFVISKTITNITHGNIFDENFLMTIASLGAFFIGEYPEGVAVMLLYTIGEYLQEKALNNSKKSINSLVSLKVNYANLLIDGEPKKVNPDTVDVGDTILVKVGEKVPLDGIVVEGNSNVDTSAITGESFPKKVSTDDIIYSGSINLAKPLKIKVTTEYSNSMISKIRDLIEIANIRKSKSEKFITTFAKYYTPFVVGLSLLIAVVPIILYGDYSWINKALILLVISCPCALVLSVPLSYFSSIGRLAKEGILVKGSNYVDELTKVDTFAYDKTGTLTYGKFEVSKFSLSNGNLKEQDILKLNYLSNLAEKNSNHPLAIAICKYYENKIFDKNKQNNLPNDIFIKLLSKKIKVESTEEISGKGMILKFRHMNSEQDDENIFLIGNEKLLKMYNIEINDSKINNNITNVFVGLNNEYMGHYSLEDRLKEESLETISKLSSMGFKNLLLTGDTQKVAENVAKRLNMDGYYYELLPEDKLNIIEEMSSNNKIAFIGDGINDAPVIRRANVGISMGNLGSDVAVEASDIIITNDDMASIIKGVKISKFTKKIVYQNIILSLGIKILFINLGILGIISLWEAVFADVGVTVLAILNSLRIIRKNYNY is encoded by the coding sequence ATGGTATTAAAATATCACTTGAAAGGATTAAAATGTTCTGCCTGTGCGTCTAAAATAGAATTAAAAATAAAAGAATTATATCCCTCAGCTACTATGAATTTAACAACTTTTGAGTTATACGTATTTGATGAAGAAATTGATACTGAAAAAGTGCAAAAAATTATAGATTCAGTAGAAAAAGGCGTAAAATTAATAAAAATAGATGAAAGTAACACCAATAATAATGAAGTTGAAACTGAAGATAATGACAAAAGAAAAATAATAGAATTAAGTTTAATGAGTACATTATTTTTAATATTAATATTTACATACTATTCGGGCTATTTAACAAATAATATGGCCATTATTGGATTCTTTATCTTGTATTTAATAGCAGGTCGATTTGTAATTTCAAAAACCATAACAAATATTACACATGGCAATATATTTGATGAAAATTTCCTTATGACTATCGCATCTTTAGGTGCATTTTTTATTGGAGAATACCCCGAAGGGGTTGCAGTAATGCTATTATACACCATTGGCGAATATCTTCAAGAAAAAGCCCTAAATAATTCAAAAAAATCGATTAACTCACTCGTTTCCTTAAAAGTTAATTATGCCAATTTACTTATTGATGGAGAACCCAAAAAAGTAAATCCCGATACAGTGGATGTTGGAGATACAATCCTCGTAAAAGTTGGGGAAAAGGTACCTCTAGATGGAATAGTAGTAGAAGGTAATTCTAACGTAGATACGTCCGCAATAACTGGTGAAAGCTTCCCCAAGAAGGTATCCACTGATGATATAATATATTCTGGCTCCATAAATTTAGCAAAACCATTGAAAATAAAGGTTACAACAGAGTATAGTAATTCTATGATTTCAAAAATTAGGGATTTAATAGAAATTGCAAATATCCGGAAATCAAAATCGGAGAAATTTATAACAACATTTGCAAAATATTATACTCCTTTCGTAGTTGGACTATCATTATTGATTGCAGTCGTGCCGATAATACTATATGGGGACTATTCTTGGATAAATAAAGCCCTAATACTTCTTGTAATATCCTGTCCTTGTGCTTTGGTACTTTCAGTTCCGTTGAGTTACTTTTCAAGTATCGGAAGGCTTGCAAAAGAAGGAATCCTCGTAAAAGGTTCGAACTATGTGGATGAACTAACAAAAGTAGATACTTTTGCATATGATAAAACAGGTACCTTAACATATGGTAAATTTGAAGTATCCAAATTTAGTTTAAGTAATGGAAATTTAAAGGAACAGGACATTTTAAAATTAAATTATTTATCAAATTTGGCTGAAAAAAATTCAAATCATCCCTTAGCCATTGCAATTTGCAAATATTATGAAAATAAAATATTTGATAAAAATAAACAAAATAATTTACCGAATGATATATTCATTAAATTACTTAGTAAAAAAATAAAAGTAGAATCAACTGAAGAAATTTCTGGAAAAGGAATGATTTTAAAATTTAGACATATGAATTCGGAACAAGATGATGAAAATATTTTCTTAATAGGTAATGAAAAACTATTAAAAATGTACAATATCGAAATTAATGACTCAAAAATAAATAATAATATTACAAATGTATTCGTAGGATTAAATAATGAATATATGGGTCATTATAGCTTAGAAGATAGATTAAAAGAAGAATCTCTAGAAACAATTTCTAAATTATCTAGTATGGGTTTTAAAAATTTATTATTAACAGGAGATACCCAAAAAGTAGCAGAAAACGTAGCTAAACGTTTAAATATGGATGGTTATTATTATGAATTATTACCGGAAGATAAATTAAATATTATTGAAGAAATGTCATCAAATAATAAAATAGCATTTATAGGCGATGGTATTAATGATGCACCAGTTATTAGGCGAGCAAATGTTGGAATATCAATGGGTAACTTAGGTAGTGATGTAGCAGTTGAAGCATCCGACATAATAATCACAAACGATGATATGGCCAGTATTATAAAAGGAGTTAAAATATCAAAATTCACGAAAAAAATAGTATATCAAAACATAATTCTATCATTGGGTATCAAAATACTATTCATAAACTTGGGTATTTTAGGTATTATATCGTTGTGGGAAGCCGTTTTTGCAGATGTAGGTGTTACCGTACTCGCAATATTAAATTCATTGAGAATAATTCGCAAAAATTACAACTATTAA
- a CDS encoding ArsR/SmtB family transcription factor, translated as MLKYEKKVEIKRNSKIKDFEELEVEMCQEHDENQVHIQKAIESLPNDEEISEIANYFTALSEPNRLKILFILKNGEYCPCELSSVLNCTKSALSHQLRILRDKNLIKSRKDGKFIYYSIKDLKICEILEKITKK; from the coding sequence ATGTTAAAATATGAAAAAAAAGTAGAAATAAAAAGAAATAGTAAAATAAAGGATTTTGAAGAATTAGAAGTTGAAATGTGTCAAGAACATGATGAAAATCAAGTGCATATTCAAAAAGCTATCGAATCATTACCTAATGATGAAGAAATTTCGGAAATAGCAAATTATTTCACTGCTTTAAGTGAACCTAACCGTCTAAAAATACTATTTATCTTAAAAAATGGAGAATACTGCCCCTGTGAATTATCCTCGGTATTAAACTGCACCAAATCTGCATTATCTCACCAATTACGGATATTAAGAGATAAAAATTTAATAAAGAGCAGGAAAGATGGAAAATTTATATATTACTCGATAAAAGACTTAAAAATATGCGAAATACTTGAAAAAATTACTAAAAAATAA